One region of Fusobacterium periodonticum 1_1_41FAA genomic DNA includes:
- a CDS encoding TonB-dependent receptor family protein: MKKKFILLALIVLGSVSAFAEETPVLELKQTVVTSDSFGTSVRETTKNMTVVNAKEIKEKGAKTIADALRGVPGVVVREMDGSSPTIDLRGSGATAQFNTVILLDGIPVSGLAGFNLNSVPVEEISKIEVLQGAGAVMYGDGSIGGVVNIITKAPTNKTVYGGAGLEVGSWRTIRENVHLGGKVGDKLLLNASYSGSTSKDYRDRSPQYENKKDKTDSLWLRGKYLLDNGSIAINYNHSEDKDYYTGSLSKEQFDKNPRQVGSWSGYTYGINDIVNAKYNQKINDRIDIFLTAGYYHNKDKFQNNSTSEYFLRPEVKYTYAKDSYVTLGLDYRDGKRDFKDDVFVNGVSQKAPDDKRESFAGYITNKSTFGKWQFTQGYRREKVKYEYSSKVYNPMTWQLSEIKPQSADYASNDSFEFGVNYLYSDTGNVFFNYTRALRTPTIQDAGAWYGPVKTQKNDIFEIGLRDAYKNTSVATSVFYINSKNEIYYDKTNPFSSNNQNFDGKVRRIGAQLSMAHYFDNLTLRERVSYIVPKVTSGTYDGKEFAGVSRWTVNAGATYKFTKGLTANVDAYYQSNAYAEDDFDNYFSKGNNYITVDANLSYAFENGIELYTGVNNLFDKKYADAVTSTRSSWGAGPRKVYSPANGRSVYAGIKYTF; this comes from the coding sequence AATTGTATTAGGAAGTGTGAGTGCTTTTGCAGAAGAAACTCCTGTTTTGGAGCTTAAACAAACAGTTGTAACTTCTGATAGTTTTGGAACTTCTGTTCGTGAAACAACTAAAAATATGACAGTTGTAAATGCAAAAGAAATTAAAGAAAAAGGTGCAAAAACTATTGCTGATGCACTTAGAGGAGTACCTGGAGTTGTTGTTAGAGAAATGGACGGTTCTTCTCCAACAATAGATTTAAGAGGTTCAGGAGCAACAGCACAATTTAATACTGTTATTTTGTTAGATGGTATACCTGTAAGTGGGCTTGCAGGATTTAATTTGAATTCTGTTCCAGTTGAAGAAATTTCAAAAATAGAAGTTCTTCAAGGAGCAGGAGCAGTTATGTATGGAGATGGATCTATTGGTGGGGTAGTAAATATAATCACTAAAGCACCAACAAACAAAACTGTATATGGTGGAGCAGGATTAGAAGTAGGTTCTTGGAGAACTATAAGAGAAAATGTTCATTTAGGTGGAAAAGTAGGAGATAAACTTCTATTAAATGCTTCTTATTCAGGAAGTACATCTAAAGATTATAGAGATAGAAGTCCCCAATATGAAAACAAGAAAGATAAAACAGATAGTCTTTGGTTAAGAGGAAAATACTTATTAGATAATGGAAGTATTGCAATCAACTATAATCATAGTGAAGATAAAGATTACTATACAGGTTCTCTAAGCAAAGAACAATTTGATAAAAACCCAAGACAAGTAGGTTCTTGGAGTGGTTATACTTATGGTATAAATGATATTGTCAATGCTAAATACAATCAAAAAATAAATGATAGAATTGATATTTTCCTAACAGCTGGATACTATCATAATAAAGATAAATTCCAAAATAATTCAACTTCTGAATACTTCTTAAGACCAGAAGTAAAATACACTTATGCAAAAGATAGTTATGTTACATTGGGACTTGACTATAGAGATGGAAAAAGAGATTTTAAAGATGATGTCTTTGTAAATGGAGTAAGTCAAAAAGCACCTGATGATAAAAGAGAATCATTTGCGGGTTACATCACAAATAAATCAACTTTTGGTAAGTGGCAATTTACTCAAGGTTATCGTAGAGAAAAAGTTAAATATGAATATAGTTCAAAAGTTTATAATCCTATGACTTGGCAATTAAGTGAAATAAAACCTCAGTCAGCTGACTATGCAAGTAATGATAGCTTTGAATTTGGAGTAAACTACTTATATTCTGATACAGGAAATGTTTTCTTTAACTATACAAGAGCTTTAAGAACTCCAACAATACAAGATGCTGGAGCTTGGTATGGACCTGTAAAAACTCAAAAGAATGATATCTTTGAAATAGGACTAAGAGACGCTTACAAGAATACTTCTGTGGCAACTTCTGTATTCTATATAAATTCTAAAAATGAAATTTATTATGATAAGACTAACCCATTCAGTTCTAATAACCAAAACTTTGATGGAAAAGTTAGAAGAATTGGAGCACAATTATCAATGGCACATTATTTTGATAATTTAACATTGAGAGAAAGAGTTTCATACATAGTACCAAAGGTAACAAGTGGAACTTATGATGGAAAAGAATTTGCAGGAGTATCAAGATGGACAGTAAATGCAGGAGCAACTTATAAGTTTACAAAAGGACTTACTGCTAATGTAGATGCTTATTATCAAAGTAATGCCTATGCAGAAGATGATTTTGATAACTATTTCTCAAAAGGAAATAATTATATAACAGTTGATGCTAACTTATCTTATGCTTTTGAAAATGGAATAGAGCTTTATACAGGAGTTAACAATCTATTTGATAAAAAATATGCAGATGCTGTAACTTCAACTAGAAGTTCTTGGGGAGCTGGACCAAGAAAGGTTTACTCCCCTGCTAATGGAAGAAGTGTATATGCAGGTATTAAATATACATTCTAA
- a CDS encoding ABC transporter substrate-binding protein has protein sequence MKKLFLFLILLFSFTIVNAKGAQAKKYNRIVSLTLNGDEMLFGLVSENRIAGLSGKINEDKEISNIVDKAKKFPKVESSEEVLISLEPDLIIVADWLSKKTGYLSELTGAKVYILKTANSYEEQKKSIKDLANLVEEKENGEKIITNMDNRLKALQNKIAKKYKGPKPRILMYTTFGSTSGKNTTFDDIVRLINGINVISEAGINKYQDISKEKIIELNPDIIIVPIAKKYDNVAKVSKLFFEDPSLKNVKAVKNKKVYFVQYKDISATSQYMIDNIENLAKVVYQFKE, from the coding sequence TTGAAAAAATTATTTTTATTTCTAATTTTGCTATTCTCTTTTACTATTGTAAATGCTAAGGGAGCACAAGCTAAAAAATATAATCGTATTGTATCTTTAACTTTAAATGGAGATGAGATGCTATTTGGACTTGTTTCTGAAAATAGAATAGCAGGTTTAAGTGGAAAAATTAATGAAGATAAAGAAATTTCTAATATTGTAGATAAAGCTAAGAAATTTCCAAAAGTAGAAAGCAGTGAAGAAGTCTTAATATCTTTAGAACCTGATTTAATAATAGTAGCTGATTGGTTGTCGAAAAAAACAGGTTATCTTTCAGAATTAACAGGTGCAAAGGTATATATACTCAAGACAGCTAATAGTTATGAAGAACAAAAAAAGTCAATAAAAGATTTAGCAAACTTAGTAGAAGAAAAAGAAAATGGTGAAAAAATAATAACGAATATGGATAATAGGCTAAAAGCTTTACAAAATAAGATAGCTAAAAAATATAAGGGACCAAAACCTAGAATTCTTATGTATACTACATTTGGTTCAACAAGTGGTAAAAATACAACTTTTGACGATATAGTAAGATTGATAAATGGGATCAATGTCATATCTGAAGCAGGAATTAATAAGTATCAAGATATTTCAAAGGAAAAGATAATAGAATTAAATCCTGATATTATTATAGTTCCTATAGCTAAAAAATATGATAATGTGGCTAAAGTTTCAAAATTATTTTTTGAAGATCCTAGCTTAAAAAATGTAAAAGCTGTAAAGAATAAAAAAGTTTACTTTGTACAATATAAAGATATCTCAGCAACTTCTCAATATATGATAGATAATATTGAAAACTTAGCAAAAGTTGTATATCAATTCAAGGAGTGA
- a CDS encoding FecCD family ABC transporter permease, translated as MKYRINFNLFLFFLLIGIIIFSLFYGAVRVPISDVIKILLNKTGLFNLEITKKSYVPIVFFVRFPRIMVAVIVGGALALCGCTMQSLLKNPIVDSGIIGISSGASLGAVIAISLGFTATNIFAMPLFSGAFALIISAIIYKISTLRGRTDNLLLILSGIAIGSFVGAITSVILTSLAETEMKEYIFWAMGSLNGRRWEHFLFGLIPIAILSPILFYYGKELNILLLGEEEAKSLGINIKKIRAKILIIIALLTAISVCISGNITFVGLIVPHILRKIIGSDNRKLLKSSFLAGACFLTFSDLLSRIVLAPKEISVGIVTALIGAPYFIYLIVKIRREGKTL; from the coding sequence ATGAAATATAGAATTAATTTCAATCTTTTTCTATTTTTTCTTTTAATAGGAATAATAATTTTCTCTCTTTTTTATGGAGCTGTCAGAGTTCCAATTTCTGATGTTATAAAAATATTATTAAATAAAACAGGACTATTTAATTTAGAAATAACTAAGAAAAGCTATGTTCCAATAGTATTTTTTGTTAGATTTCCAAGAATTATGGTTGCTGTTATAGTTGGAGGGGCTTTAGCATTGTGTGGTTGCACAATGCAAAGCCTTTTAAAAAATCCAATAGTTGACAGTGGTATTATTGGTATATCAAGTGGAGCAAGTTTAGGAGCTGTTATAGCAATTTCATTAGGTTTCACTGCAACAAATATCTTTGCAATGCCTTTATTTTCAGGAGCTTTTGCCTTAATAATCTCGGCTATTATCTATAAGATTTCCACTCTGAGAGGAAGAACTGATAACTTACTTTTAATTTTATCAGGAATAGCTATAGGTAGTTTTGTAGGAGCAATCACTTCTGTTATTTTAACGAGCCTTGCAGAAACAGAGATGAAAGAATATATCTTTTGGGCGATGGGAAGTTTGAACGGTAGAAGATGGGAACATTTTCTTTTTGGTCTGATACCTATTGCTATTCTATCTCCTATTTTATTTTACTATGGAAAAGAATTAAATATTCTGTTGTTAGGAGAAGAAGAAGCTAAATCTTTAGGAATAAATATCAAAAAAATAAGAGCTAAAATTTTAATTATCATAGCCTTACTCACAGCTATTTCTGTTTGTATCAGTGGAAATATAACTTTTGTAGGTTTGATAGTTCCACATATTTTAAGAAAAATAATAGGTTCAGATAATAGAAAGCTATTAAAATCTTCATTTTTAGCAGGAGCTTGTTTCTTAACATTCAGTGACTTACTATCAAGAATAGTATTAGCACCTAAAGAAATAAGTGTGGGAATAGTAACTGCACTTATAGGAGCACCGTATTTTATATATTTAATAGTAAAAATTAGAAGAGAGGGGAAAACCCTATGA
- a CDS encoding ABC transporter ATP-binding protein — protein MKNVLEVKNISYSVGENKILKDISFKCQSGEIIGIIGPNGSGKTTLLKSINGINSISSGDISFNNKSLKEYSEKELARDISFMNQNTNIEFDFPCIDIVVLGRYPYLERFQEYSKKDIELAEKYMELTDTLKFRDKSILQLSGGERQRVLFAKILTQESQVILLDEPTASLDMRHEEDLLKEVSKERAKDKIVILVIHNLRTAIKYCSRLILLSNGNIVKDGSVEEVITEENLNNVFGIKTKVYYNEISKSLDFCII, from the coding sequence ATGAAAAATGTTTTAGAAGTAAAAAATATATCATATTCTGTTGGAGAAAATAAAATATTAAAAGATATAAGCTTTAAATGTCAGTCGGGAGAAATTATAGGTATAATTGGACCTAATGGTTCTGGAAAAACTACTCTTTTAAAGAGTATAAATGGTATAAATTCAATAAGTAGTGGAGATATTTCTTTCAATAATAAGAGCCTTAAAGAATACAGTGAAAAAGAGTTGGCAAGAGATATTTCTTTCATGAACCAAAACACTAATATTGAATTTGACTTCCCTTGTATTGACATTGTTGTTTTAGGAAGATATCCTTATTTAGAAAGATTTCAAGAATATTCTAAAAAAGACATTGAGCTTGCAGAAAAGTATATGGAGCTTACAGATACTTTAAAATTTAGAGATAAATCAATATTGCAACTATCTGGTGGAGAAAGACAAAGAGTGTTATTTGCAAAAATTCTTACACAAGAAAGCCAAGTGATACTTTTAGATGAGCCTACTGCTAGTCTTGACATGAGACATGAAGAAGACTTATTAAAAGAAGTTTCAAAAGAAAGAGCTAAGGATAAAATTGTGATATTAGTAATCCATAATTTGAGAACAGCTATTAAATATTGTTCAAGGCTGATACTTCTATCTAATGGAAATATTGTAAAAGATGGAAGTGTTGAAGAAGTTATCACAGAAGAAAACTTAAATAATGTCTTTGGAATAAAAACTAAGGTATACTATAATGAAATTTCTAAATCTCTAGATTTCTGTATAATATAG
- a CDS encoding TIM barrel protein: MYKLLNMADFCSNEELEKDMQYLSQKYGFDGFELIKFFDGDNSSLKEYIKGYHMRFFPSWMELYLEDFTSLYGELKDDKYFKSLCGGHSKKELIEYYKKELERAKELEVEYVVFHACNVKVTEAMTYDFKYSDNEVLNAVISIINEIFEDGEYNFTLLFENLWWSGLKLTNKEEIEYLLNGVKYKNVGFILDTGHMINNNRDIKNSKEGIEYIKKNLENIGEYKNLIYGMHLNYSLSGEYVNRAIKENREKNLDIEEIMSNVYQHVGSIDYHDPFEDKEILDIIRSLPLKYLVFELIGNTQEELEEKIQRQCKIFS, translated from the coding sequence ATGTATAAATTATTAAATATGGCAGATTTCTGTTCAAATGAAGAGCTTGAGAAAGATATGCAATATCTTTCTCAAAAATATGGCTTTGATGGTTTTGAGCTAATTAAATTTTTTGATGGAGATAACTCTTCTCTAAAGGAATATATAAAGGGTTATCATATGAGATTTTTCCCTTCATGGATGGAATTATATTTAGAAGATTTTACTTCTTTGTATGGTGAGCTTAAAGATGACAAATACTTTAAATCTCTTTGTGGAGGACATAGCAAAAAAGAATTAATTGAATACTATAAAAAAGAATTGGAAAGAGCTAAAGAACTAGAAGTTGAATATGTAGTTTTTCATGCTTGTAATGTAAAAGTTACAGAAGCTATGACTTATGATTTTAAATATTCTGATAATGAAGTTTTAAATGCAGTAATTTCAATAATTAATGAAATTTTTGAAGATGGAGAATATAATTTTACACTTCTATTTGAAAATCTATGGTGGTCTGGTCTTAAACTTACTAATAAAGAAGAAATTGAATATCTTTTAAATGGAGTAAAATATAAAAATGTTGGTTTCATCTTGGATACAGGACATATGATCAACAACAATAGGGATATCAAAAATTCAAAAGAAGGAATAGAATATATTAAAAAGAATTTAGAAAATATAGGAGAATATAAAAATTTAATATATGGAATGCACCTTAACTACTCTTTGTCAGGAGAATATGTAAATAGAGCTATAAAAGAAAATAGAGAGAAAAACTTAGACATAGAAGAAATAATGAGCAATGTCTATCAACATGTAGGCTCTATTGATTATCATGACCCCTTTGAAGATAAAGAAATTTTGGATATCATAAGATCTCTTCCTCTTAAGTATCTAGTCTTTGAGTTAATAGGAAATACACAAGAAGAATTAGAAGAAAAAATTCAAAGACAATGTAAAATATTTAGTTAA
- a CDS encoding tetratricopeptide repeat protein: MKETLLEEIERLHDLEKYQEIIDLIEALPAERLNTELMGELGRAYNNIENYAKGLELLKTIEFEEGNSFQWNRRAGYSYFFLEDFVNAEKCFLKAYELDPNDKDNSYFLIGIYTSLSRIEDENSNSEKAIEYALEAKKYAFNEETELRTNSFLAWMYDRHMEYTKAEEIIRNILGRNKDDAWACAELGYCLAGQERYEEALEYFFMAEKLNKKEIWIYKKMVTCYKHLNEKEEALKYCFKVLELDAEDRDILTDLAWLYDTTARYEEGLKYLERLEEFGQDDAWTNTEFGYCLSKLGRYEEAIERLNRALEADDDEDKDVAFIYARLGWCKRKLNMYEEAIEDFNQAKKWGGNLAIINTEIGHCYKAKDEHKNALKFYLEAEKFDKKDFNIMSEIAWHYGALEEPEKAINYIKKAMRLGRNDVWINVQYGSCLADLEKYEEAIEKFEYALSLDEEKEETELAFVYGQLGWCNRHLWNFEKALEYFMLSKEKGRNDVWVNVEMALCYENLEEPEKALECALIAYELDKDDVHVLSELGVIYSCMEKYEEALSFLLRAEELDRDDEWINTEIGINLGRSGKINEALERLKKSLTMVEEDDIDRRIIINSEIAWFYGKLEEVEPEVVLEYLNVARALGRDDEWIHSEMGYQLGYNPETRKEALEHFERAMELGRDDAWIFEVTGAVLLNFDRYEEALDYFRKAYAKDEDGWYLYSMGECLRKLERYEEAIEVLLESRQISIDEDDVVDGEDLELAHSYLGIGDKDNAQKYLNSARVSLIEQGTLNDEIKEEIEEIEKGILSLDN; this comes from the coding sequence TTGAAAGAAACATTATTAGAGGAAATCGAAAGATTACATGACTTAGAAAAATATCAAGAAATAATAGACTTAATAGAAGCTTTGCCAGCAGAAAGATTAAATACAGAATTAATGGGAGAATTAGGAAGAGCTTACAACAATATAGAAAATTATGCAAAAGGTTTAGAGCTATTAAAAACTATAGAATTTGAGGAAGGAAATAGTTTTCAATGGAATCGGAGAGCAGGCTATTCTTATTTTTTCTTAGAAGATTTTGTGAATGCAGAAAAATGTTTCTTGAAAGCATATGAATTAGATCCTAATGACAAAGACAATTCTTATTTTTTAATAGGAATATATACAAGCTTATCAAGAATTGAAGATGAAAATAGTAATTCTGAAAAAGCTATAGAATATGCTCTTGAAGCTAAAAAATATGCTTTCAATGAAGAAACAGAACTGAGAACCAATTCATTTCTAGCTTGGATGTATGATAGACATATGGAATACACAAAGGCTGAAGAAATAATTAGAAATATTTTAGGTAGAAATAAAGATGATGCATGGGCATGTGCTGAGTTAGGCTATTGTCTAGCTGGACAAGAAAGATATGAAGAAGCACTAGAATATTTTTTTATGGCTGAAAAATTAAATAAAAAAGAAATTTGGATCTATAAAAAAATGGTAACATGTTATAAGCATTTGAATGAAAAAGAAGAGGCTTTAAAATATTGTTTTAAAGTACTTGAACTAGATGCAGAAGATAGAGATATACTTACTGATCTGGCTTGGCTCTATGATACTACAGCTAGATATGAAGAAGGATTAAAATATTTAGAAAGACTTGAAGAATTTGGTCAAGATGATGCTTGGACAAATACTGAGTTTGGGTACTGTCTATCAAAACTAGGCAGATATGAAGAGGCAATTGAAAGATTAAATCGTGCTTTAGAAGCAGATGATGATGAGGATAAAGATGTAGCATTTATCTATGCTCGGCTTGGTTGGTGTAAAAGAAAGCTAAATATGTATGAGGAAGCTATAGAAGATTTCAATCAAGCTAAAAAATGGGGTGGAAATCTTGCTATAATAAACACTGAAATAGGGCATTGTTACAAAGCAAAAGATGAACACAAAAATGCATTGAAATTTTATTTGGAAGCTGAAAAATTTGACAAAAAAGATTTTAATATTATGTCAGAAATAGCTTGGCATTATGGAGCTTTAGAAGAACCTGAAAAAGCTATAAACTACATAAAAAAAGCAATGAGACTTGGAAGAAATGATGTTTGGATAAATGTACAATACGGTTCTTGTTTAGCAGACTTAGAAAAGTATGAAGAAGCTATTGAGAAGTTTGAATATGCCTTAAGTTTAGATGAAGAAAAAGAAGAAACAGAATTAGCATTTGTCTATGGGCAACTTGGTTGGTGTAATCGTCATTTATGGAACTTTGAAAAAGCCCTTGAATACTTCATGTTATCTAAAGAAAAAGGAAGAAATGATGTTTGGGTAAATGTTGAAATGGCACTTTGTTATGAGAATTTAGAAGAACCTGAAAAAGCCCTTGAATGTGCATTAATAGCTTATGAATTGGATAAAGATGATGTACATGTATTATCAGAACTTGGTGTTATCTATAGTTGTATGGAAAAATATGAAGAAGCACTTTCATTTTTATTAAGAGCTGAAGAATTAGATAGAGATGATGAGTGGATTAATACAGAAATAGGTATAAATTTGGGTAGAAGTGGAAAGATTAATGAAGCCCTTGAAAGATTAAAGAAATCTTTGACTATGGTTGAAGAAGATGACATTGATAGAAGAATTATTATCAATTCAGAAATAGCTTGGTTTTATGGAAAATTAGAAGAAGTAGAACCAGAAGTAGTCCTTGAGTATCTAAATGTAGCAAGAGCTCTAGGAAGAGATGATGAATGGATACATTCAGAAATGGGTTATCAATTAGGCTACAATCCTGAAACAAGAAAAGAAGCATTAGAACATTTTGAAAGAGCTATGGAATTAGGAAGAGATGATGCTTGGATTTTTGAAGTGACAGGAGCTGTATTGCTTAACTTTGATAGATATGAAGAAGCACTAGACTATTTTAGAAAAGCATATGCTAAAGATGAAGATGGTTGGTATCTATATTCTATGGGTGAGTGCTTAAGAAAACTAGAAAGATATGAAGAAGCTATAGAAGTTCTTTTAGAATCAAGACAGATATCAATAGATGAAGATGATGTTGTAGATGGAGAAGATTTAGAGCTAGCTCATAGTTATCTTGGAATTGGTGACAAAGATAATGCTCAAAAATATCTGAATTCTGCTAGAGTTTCTCTTATTGAACAAGGAACTTTAAATGATGAGATAAAAGAAGAAATTGAAGAAATAGAAAAAGGAATACTTTCTCTAGATAATTAA
- a CDS encoding tetratricopeptide repeat protein, whose translation MDQKFWDKIDSFGQNGEYDKIVREIKKLPADKMDMELINVLGRAYMYLGDLGNALDTYLSFIGKAEEDTLNADIWLYSEAGWTCNEFEDFEQGLKYLLEAEKLGRDDEWLNTEIGQCLGRLERYEEAIKRLEKSLKLIEADEAENGDERVNEKIFIYSELGYLYSVKEKNEEALKYFYIAKDLGRNDDWIYLHLYQNLKTTKGEEGALKYFEEQAKIDDKNPVLLEALGNIYMLEPENYEKAEKTFQKAFALSGDGEQLYNRGRALAALKKYEEAIEVLLQSRRISEQEGDVTDGEDVELVRCYIGLKDKKNAEKYLELAREDADNVADEFIDEYEEELDQLEDMIDEL comes from the coding sequence ATGGATCAAAAATTTTGGGATAAAATTGATAGTTTCGGACAAAATGGGGAATATGATAAGATTGTAAGAGAAATTAAAAAGCTACCAGCTGATAAGATGGATATGGAATTAATCAATGTTTTAGGTAGAGCTTACATGTATTTAGGAGATTTAGGAAATGCTCTTGATACATATTTATCATTTATAGGAAAAGCTGAAGAAGATACTCTTAATGCAGACATATGGCTTTATTCAGAAGCAGGTTGGACATGTAATGAGTTTGAAGATTTTGAACAAGGTTTAAAATATCTATTAGAAGCTGAAAAATTAGGTAGAGATGATGAATGGCTTAACACTGAAATAGGTCAATGTTTAGGAAGACTTGAAAGATATGAAGAAGCTATAAAAAGATTAGAAAAATCATTAAAATTAATTGAAGCAGATGAAGCAGAAAATGGTGATGAAAGGGTTAATGAAAAGATTTTCATATATTCTGAATTAGGATACTTATATAGTGTGAAAGAAAAAAATGAAGAAGCACTTAAATATTTCTATATAGCAAAAGATTTAGGAAGAAATGATGACTGGATATATCTTCACCTTTACCAGAATCTAAAAACTACTAAAGGAGAAGAAGGGGCATTAAAGTATTTTGAAGAACAAGCTAAAATAGATGATAAAAATCCTGTTCTTCTTGAAGCTTTAGGAAATATCTATATGTTAGAGCCAGAGAATTATGAAAAAGCTGAAAAAACTTTCCAAAAAGCTTTTGCTCTTAGTGGAGATGGGGAACAATTATATAATAGAGGTAGAGCATTAGCAGCTCTAAAAAAATATGAAGAAGCAATAGAAGTTCTTTTACAATCAAGAAGAATCTCTGAACAAGAAGGAGATGTAACAGATGGAGAAGATGTGGAACTTGTTCGTTGCTATATAGGATTAAAAGATAAGAAAAATGCTGAAAAATATTTAGAACTTGCAAGAGAAGATGCAGACAATGTTGCTGACGAATTCATAGATGAATATGAAGAAGAATTAGATCAATTAGAAGATATGATAGATGAACTATAA